TTAACTCACTGGTAACGTCCCTGCGTTGGAGGCAGGAGCTGAAGGGTTCCTATCACAGGCAATCTTTGTGAGTGCAGAGTAAAATATGGTCTCTAAATACAGGGTCGGCAACCAGTGAGGATACTTAAATCAATCAATGGGTATGAGTGCTCCCAACACCAAAATTGTAAAGCTGGGTAAGAATCCTTAGCTTTCGCTGTGGTCCAACTGGGAGAAGGAGCTCCTGTGATATGATGCCACCAATGAGGAAGGAAGTGGAAAACCACCTCATCTGCTCTTCCCTGGTAAGTGTGGGACTTGAGTTAACACCCACCCTCAGACCGACACCAGAGATAACTCTACAGACTTCCTCGAGTAAACAAGTTCTTCCTAACATCTGTTTAAATCCAAGGCTATGTCGTCTCTTTCTGCTGTCCTGTTTTAATTTGAAGTAATCTCCTGCGCTTTGCATCATCCATATCGGTGAACATTTCATTCACCTTGACGAGATCTCCATAATCTTCTTTGTATGGCTTTAAGCTTGTCTGACGTTCCTTCAGCGCTCCTCCCTTCACATGTGGGACGCCAAGGTTGAGTTTGGAAAGGGCTGTAGGCTGTGTCAGGAAAGATTGAAAAGGCCGAGCCTTTTCTCTCCAAAGAAGGGGAGGCTGGGGGGGTCTTCAAGATCACGAAAGAGTTCAATAGGGTAGACgtagaaaagatgtttccacttgagtGGGAAGACTGAAACTAAGACTCATAAACATGAGATAGCCACAAAGAAATCCAACCAGGAAATTCAGGGCAAATTCTTTTACCCAGATAGTGGCGAGAATGTCACGACCATagtgagtggttgaggcaaaCAGCAGAGATacctttaaggggaagctggataaacgcaTGAGGGAGGAAGGATTAGAAGGTTATGCTGACAGCCCGAGAtgaagtggggtgggaggaggctcgtgtggagcagaaacactggcatagagcagttgggctgaatggcctgtttctgggctgtaGGTTCAAAGTagtggaggaggaagggaagactGCCTTGCCAATGcaggactgattcctgggatgagaagatTTTCCTCTGGAGAGGGATCGAGTAGAAATGGCTCCATATTTTCTGGAGTCTAGAAAGGTGGTCCTATCGAAACAGATAAAACTCTGGGAGGGTTTGACAGAGTAGTTGCTGCGAGGCTGTTTCCCCAGGCTGGAGAGTGTAGAATTACAGGGCGGGATTTTCGTAATCGTCaaaaatttgacggaccagcaAGAGATCTGTCTGGCTTCGGGTGGGAATTTCCAGtcccggggggtggggtgggatgggaaaatcctgcccacaatctcaggataagggctcGTCCATATTtacaactgagatgaggagaaatttcttcacacaaagtgtcATGAATTTTTGTAATTCCCTAATCCAGAGGGATGTGGATTTTCAGTCATTGTCTATAATCTCCagttctctacctctctttctcctcctttaagatgcttcttaaaacctaccaccttgaccaagtttttagtcacctgtcctaatatgttTTCCTGTGGTTCAGTGTCAGTTTTTTTGATAATCGCTTCTGTGCAGCGCCTTGGGacgttttgctatgttaaaggtgctatgtaaatgcaagttgttgtagttgTTAGCTCAGAGGTGAAAGACAGCCAGTGTAAAATGTCTGGCTGTCTGGCATCGTGCTGCAGCAGGCGTCTGCGTCCTCCCAGGAGCAGGGGAGGTGACCAGTCCAAAGTGGGGGACATAAAAATAAACTACAAGAGATAAAATCTAACAATGTACAGGAATGTAAGGTGATTGAACTAACGTAGTAAACAAGTGGAAGGAATTCACTGGAAGATGTTTCACTGATAAGCGCCTGTGCGGGGACCCGGGTTGGGGTCCCCCCTCTCTGTTCACAAATGTCTTGAGGATGGGTTCTCTACATTTCTCATTCACTGAATGGACAAATTCGAGGTCTGTGAGTCATGCTTCTGTAGCATACACAAAAAAAtgtcaaagtcaatggacttttgaacaactCGCCACATTATATttgcccccccgcccctccccaccccgacagggctgtaaaattccaccctatgtttttgtatgtttgtgtgtgtatgtgtgtgtgtgtctgtgcttctgtgtgactgtatgtttctgtatgattgtgtgtgattgtgtgtgtgtttctgtgcaagTGTGTCGGTGtaattctgtgagtgtgtgtgagtttgactgtgttgctgtgtgtgtgtgtgtgtgtttctgtgtgagtgtgtgtgagtttgactgtgtgttgctgtgtgtgtgtgtgtgtgtgtgtttctgtgcgagtgagtgtgtgtatctgtgtattgcTGTGTTTGggtatgtttgtgtgggtgtttgtatgtgtgtgtctgcgttgtgtgtatgtgtgtgcatgtgttgtgtgtgtgtgtgtgtctgcgttgttgtgtgtgtgtgcctgcattgttgtgtgtgtgtgtctgcgctttgtgtgtgtgtgtgtctgcgctgtgtgtgtgtgtctgtgctgtgtgtgtgagtgtatgtgtgcgtgcgttgtgtgtgtgtgtcagtgttgtatgtgagtgtgtgtgtgtgtgtatatttactCGTTTAAAAATATCTGGAATAGGAAAAAACTGATTGGCAGGCAGAAATCATCCAGTTGAGTGGTGAAGCACTTTCCAATTGGCCATGTGCCGTGAGGTGACCAATGCTGAGAGTGTGGGCCAGTTAGTGACAGGAGGTCAAATGATGGCATCTCCAGGAAtgtgtccaaccagagttggcaaccctaattcaACCATTCCTGGTAGCCACGGGCCAGCAGGAGCCCAGGCAGTGCACATTTAAAGAGACAACTGGTGATGTTTTTCTCCTTTGCTTTAAATTCTGTCCAGTAATTGATCTACAAGAATTAGGAAGAAACTGGCTGATCTGCCCCTAGTCGGGCCTGCTCACTCTCAGATTTAACTCTACAGCCTGCTCCTAACAGTAGAGAGCAAAGTGAGGGGGAAAGGTGAGGCAGGTGTATTCATGTAACTTAATACTGGACTGACGGAGACGTTAAGGGGTATATTTTCAGATAGATGCTAAGAGAATCCACAGTTCCACTACttgctgaggtcattgccaagcTGAGGATGCTGGACTCcgcacacaacacatacacagacattcacacacatacacacacaacacagacacacaggcacacacccacacaaacacagaaacacacacaaaaaacacacacgcacaacacacacacagacacaaaactcagacagacagacagacacacacatgcaacacagacacacacacaacgcagagagacacacacacagacacaaccacacacacacagacacacacaacgcagacagacacacacacaatgcacacacagacacacacgcacacacatgcaccacaGACGGACACgcgcacacaacacacacacagacacacacacacaacacagacacacacacaacgcaaacagacacacacacagacacaaccacacacacacagacacacaacacagacagacacacacacaatgcacacacagacacacacgcacacacacgcaccacagatGGACACGcgcacacaacacatacacagacacacacacaacacagacacacacacaacacagacacacaacacacacatacacaacacacacacacgcacagattctctctctctctctctcacacacacagacacacgcacaagggccagaattttacctttgctGTGTGGGCATGGAGCAGACCCAACACTTTACAAAATGGGGCATGATGGAGGGTTCCCTGATGCCATCGCGCTGCCTTGCGATATTTCGCTAGGCGACCACACGTAGTTATTGGAAGTGCGCACACTGACGTTAAAGTGCCAATTAAAGCCATTGAATCCCTATTGGCTGCGATTCGGGGCGGCCTGTGCACTTTTACACTCGGCACGTGGGCCAATCGTCCAGGTGGCCTTCAGGCTTCTCATTCCTGGTGGGGTCATATACCAGtgagctgctgctgagggattgtGTATGGCTGAGGGGCTGGGGCTACTGAGGGGGCCAGTGCTTGTTAGGCAGTCGCCTTCTTCAGATGGGAGATGGatcagaggaagaggaagaaggttgagagatggagggaagagtttcctaacacTTCAACTAGAGCGCGGAATGCTGTTACCACAGGCTGTTACAGGCCGTATAATCTTTCCGTCCTATTAGTTaatgtatcatatctaaactATTGTTTCTTAATAAATTTAATAAACCATCCTAAAATTGCTTATGACCAGTCAGCTGCTTATTTAGGGATCCGTGGCTTCTAGCACTCAGTCAGGAAGCTCATTCCAGATTAGGCTGCTCGCTGCACTAAAAAAAATCATACCTCAACCCTGGCCCTTTTGCCTTAAATCTGCCGGCCCTGGTTACCAACCCCTCCCTGCTAGTAAAAAAACTAATTTCTCTGTGGTAAAGGGGAGTACGGTGTacttttaagagaatgtagttagttgaccgtGAGACTGTGTTGACCCAATTGCTACAAAGCGCAGTCATCTTGGGTacctgtaagtctagagctggagatgAATGTAGAAGCAGACATGGTGTTAATGCTCTGtccttagttccaataaaccaccagtgtttgttcagttaatcggtctctctacctgtattgtttcaagcaccaactaatgtgttaatataaAGGGTGCGGCTAGTGTTCGGCAGACAAAGCAAACATGATAAGCAAGAACATAAAATTCTCCTTACCTGTTCTGTCCAAACTCTTTAGCAATTTGatgcctcaattaaatctctccaTATTGGCCCCTGCTCTGAGTAGAACAATGCCAGCTTTATAACGGATGTGATATGAGAGATATCAATTAACATTGCATTTTGAGTGAGAGGATGTTGAAACGGTAACCATTCCCAGCTTTACTCCTACTCAATGTATTCCAggatgctaaccctaaccctaaccctaaccttaaccctaaacctaaccctaatgctaaccctaaccctaaccttaaccctaaacctaaccctaacactaacccattCCCAGCTTTACTCTTACTCAATGTATTCCAGgatgctaaccctaaccataaccctaaccctaaccctaaacttaaccctaaacctaaccctaatgctaaccctaaccctaatcctaaaccaaaccttaaacctaaccctaaacctaaacctaaccctaaccctaaccctaaacttaaccctaaacctaaccctaatgctaaccctaaccctaatcctaaacctaaccctaaacctaaccctaatcctaaccctaaccctaaacctaaccctaaccctaatgctaaccctaaccctaatcctaaacctaaccctaaccctaacccattcCCAGCATTACTCCTAGTCAATGTATTCCAGGatgctaaccccaaccctaatcctaaacctaaccctaaacttaaccctaaccctaaccctaatgctaaccctaaccctaaacctaaccttaacccttatgctaaccctaactctaaacctaaccctaaccttaaacctgaccctaaccttaacactaagcctaaccctaaacctagcctaaccctaaccttaacccttatgctaaccctaactctaaacctcaccctaaccctaactctaaatctcaccctaaccctaaccctaaccccaaacctgacccttaccctaatcctaaccctaaccccatatccttttttaaaattcgttATAGGGATTTGAGCATTTCTATTGCCCATTCTCTGATTGCCCTTGGGAGGTTGGTGGTGGGGAACTGCCttcgtgactgtgtgtgtgtgtgtgtgtgtgtgtgtgagtgtgagtgtgaatgtatgtgtgtgtgaatgtgtgtgtgtgtgaatatgtgttgtgtgtgtttgcagtgtgtgcatgtgtgtgtgaatgtgtgtgcatgtgtgttgtgtgtgtttgcagtgtgtgtatgtgtgttgagtgtgtgtgcatgcatttgtgtgtgtgtgtggtgtgtgtgtgtgaatgtgtgtgaatgtgtatgtgcatgtgtgttatgtgtgtttgcggtgtgtgtgcatgcatttgtgtgaatgtgtgaatgcatgtgtgtgtgtgtatgtgtgtgaatgtgtttgtgtatgtgtgtgtgagagtgtgtgtgtggtatgtgtgtgagagagtgagtgtgtatttgtgtgtgtgcgtatgtgtgtgagtgtgtgcgtatgtgtgcatgcatgtgtgcttgtgtatgtgtgagtgtgtggtatgtgtatgtgagagtgtgtgtgtctgtgtgtgagtgagagagagacctggtGAGGAACTTCAAGGTCATGTCTCAtgtacctgctgaccttgtccctCTAAGTAGTGGAGGCCATAGGTTTCGAACACTACTTGAGTGGATTACTCACCTCCTTGGCATGTGGCGTGTTTTTCCAGACATGCCATGCTCCTAGTTAAGTGAAATTTAAGAGTGTCTAAGCTGTTTTCTGACACACAGGAGTTTTTTTCTGGGAATTTTGGTTTTGTATCAGTGCCAGGTGCAAAAACAatcatatttttattttaatgccaGGAAAATTCCCCTTTAAATATTTCCAGAGAGAAAAGGGGAACTGATGTCATAGAAGGAGGGACATGTCAGGCCTTTAAATGCAATTGGTTCTCGGGAGGAAATTCTGAATTGAAACTAAGAAGTAGCTGAGGAGAAAATCTGACATATTGTCCCTTCTCACAGATTTCGAAGGGGTCGTTGCAAATTTGGGGCAAGGCCTCTTGAGTCTATAAAGGGAACAGATTGACAATATTATACAAGGTAAATGATGTTTTCAATTGATTCCCAGAGTTGAACTCTCTTAAAAAAGGCCTAAACTATCTAGTCTTCCCAGTTTGTAAGGATTATTCCTTTTACGAAAGTGGAAAGGGGCCAGGCAGGGCAAGttaggtttaggatgatggtgtaACCATAGTGACTGTAATCCTAGGTTCTGTAGCCGGAAAACAATAATGCCGTTGGTCATTAATACCAATGATGGTGGAGcatttaaaattggggatgtgcaagaggccagaattggaggagcgtagGGATCCCGGAGGGCTGAGGGCctcgtggaggttacagagataggggcagGTGAGGATCtagaggaatttgaaaacgaGGGTGAGTTTTTGAAGATGCGAGGTGCCAGTTAgaaaatgggcagcagagttttggatgagttgatgTTTATGGAGTTGGATACAGGAGCAAGAGGCAACAGTTAGAGTTGAGGAATTCCACATATATATTTGGAAAAGAACATTCGATTTTGGGTTGCTTCCAGGTGATTACAGGGGATTTTATGCCCATTCTGTGAACATGGAGGAAGAGGCGTGAAGAATTACTGTTAAAATAATTTGCTTCATGTCAGAAAATCTGCCTCACATTGTGTTTATTTTCTCAAattttctttctcactttctccGTACCTCCTTCCCATTCCGTCATTTATTCCCTCTTTCCCCCtgactgctcctgtctgcttcccaCAATCTTCGGTTCTTCGGGCAAACGTTCCTACTTTTTTGCCTTGTTCCCAACAGAATGGGTTCCCAGAAGCCGTTGCTATGTGATTGGCTTATCAAGCAGATAAACAGCAGACTGTACCCTGGTCTCTACTGGATAAACGCAGAGAAAACACAGTTCAGGATTCCTTGGAAACATGGTTCAAGGCAGGACATTTCTGCAGAAGATACCAAAATATTTGAGGTAGTGTCAATTCGCAATTTGTTCAAAATGTTCATGATTTGCTTTTCTAAAGAATCCTACTGCAATAAAGACTTGTATCCATtagttcagcagggtagggattacacactgtgtaactgtatagaatccctgtttattcagcagggtaaggattacacactgtgtaactgtatagaatccctgtttattcagcagggtagggattgcacaTCGTGTAACTGTATAGAatccctgtttattcagcagggtaaggattactcactgtaactgtattgaatccctgtttattcagcagcatagggattactcactgtgtaactgtatagaatcactgtttattcagcagggtacagATTACTCACTATAACTGTACGAGAGTAAGAATTCTTGATCTTATTCAAGAGTAAGAATTACTGACTGCATATCACTATGGAattcctgtttatttagcaggatAAGGATTAATACCTTTTGTACATTCTGCAGGCTTGGGCAATAGCAAGTGGCCGGTACAAACCAGGGATCGACTCTGCTGACCCTTCCATATGGAAGAGAAACTTTCGAAGTGCTTTAAATAGGAAGAGGCAATTCCACAGAGTGGTGGACAATCGGAATGActcagagaaccctcatctgattTACGAGATCCGGAGTGTTGGTGAGTAGCGAGAATTCCAGATCCCAATCATAGTGCTCCCTCATGGCTACACTAGGttatgtgctcaggtctctaGAACTGGAACCCACAACCTTAAAACTCTAATGTCAGAATCATTGCTGATACCTGTTGGGAGAATGAAAAGAgacaatgctggaaacactcagaacagacagaatctgtgaggaaagacagagagagggagagaaaccgTTAATATTTCAGCTTGATCACCTCTCATGGGGTCTGTCAGAATGGGTTCTAGACCTGAAGCTATACTTGAGATGCAGCAAGGAGCAAATAAATCTGTAAGTGCCATCGCCGCTGATATGGTACAAACTCTTGGGTTTGTTGAAATCTGCTTGTAAAGTTATAAAGTTAATTCTGTTTCATTGTGTTTTGAATCTTCTTTTCCTACAGGCCAAGAGGCAGCTgcagaggaggagagtgaggacatCAGCCCTGCAGTTGACAACACCAGTCCTGCATTCTCCGCAAGCTCATCTCCAAACCTGGTACATGTTACAATTTATTTAAGACGTAATATAACACCGTTTCCTGTAGGGTTTATGAATGAGGAATGATCATGCTTAATtttacatagaattttacagcacagacacaggccattcggcccagttaGTCCATTTTGGTGTTTCTGCTCCATGCTAGCCGCCTCCACTCCCTCTTTATCTCAGCCCcatcaacatatctttctattcctttctccctcgtatttatccagcttccccttaaatccaCCAATACtattcatcttcagctgctccctgtggaagtgagttccacattctcagcgctctctgggtaaagaagttactCCTGAATTCTCTCTTGGATTTATTAACGACTGTCTTAAATTGATGACCTTCCATATATTGTGGTCTTGCCCACAAATAGAAACATTTGTGTCTACTACCCTAACAaactccttcataattttaaagaggtCACTCAGTTGTCTCTCTTTTCTGGAGGAAAGAGGCCCAGGCAGTCTGATTATTCCCAATAGTGTAGATCACACAGTTACCTAACCAGCCTGGAGGCTCCCGTCCCATTCTCGAGCGGGTAGATTTGAGGGTGAAGAACACCGTCAAAAAGAAGTTGATTACCGTTGAAGTCTGAGTTGTGTTTTATCTTGTGACTCAATGCTTTGATCTGTAGAATAATCTTCCTACATCTTCCAGCAAAGGACCCTAGAAAACAGCTTGAGCGACATGACGATATTGGACCAACCATCAGGTACATGATGTTGTTTTGCTCCTCTCCTATTTCAGGCCTTTAATCCTCGCAGGTGCCAAAGCACGGCTCAGACCTCACCTCACAAATCACACCCACCGACGAAAGAGCCACTTGCTAATGGATTTTGACCTTATGCTTCAAGAGCACTGAGGCCAATTCAAGTGcccagccaccacccccccaccacacacacacacacacacacacacacacacacacacacacacacaaacacatgcagccGACAGCTAAGTCACAGACCAGAAATGCCAGAATCCAACTCAAGACCCGCCACACTACACTGGGCAGTCTGCTCGGCAGGGCAGCTGACTTGGGTGATAGGACACACTGTCCCTATTCCTCAGGAATAATTGGTCTGCCTTCCCTCTGTTGGTTACAGATGCCCCTACGCCCTTTCTCACagtgactcagtgggtagcactctcgcctcagACTCAGAAGGTCGGGGGGAGCAGCTCCCACTCCAGATACTTGAGCACAATAGGGCTGATAGTCCGATTGGTCAATCAGGAGGATTGTGAGTGCGGAAAGATTGGGTCTTTCATTTTTGGTTTCCACCCTCTCCTCAAAATGCACTGCCTTAGGATGTTGGGAGTGGTGTTAATGGTGGAGTTGAAATAGAGGGTCTTGGTGGGGATCAGAAGGGGAGTATCTGGGGAGAAAAACTCTTTCAATTGAAAACCGCAGCATTGCAAGTTCCACCTTCAACTAATTAGACTGACTGAGTTAAGACTGACGTTCATTCCAGTCTGACTGAGTTTCCAGTTGGTAGGCCATCTGCTCACTTGATCCTCCTTCCGGAATAATCCAGGCCTTTGACCTCTCTGGCATCGTTGCTTTGACTAGTGCATGTATGTTTCTGTGACTAGTGCATGTATGTTTCTGTGACTAGTGCATGTATGTTTCTGTGACTAGTGCATGTATGTTTCTGTGAGGCACGAGCTGTGCTCACGGATTGGAATGGCCCTATCTGACCAGGAGTCAGTGGATTTGGAAATGGATGTATCAGGGAGTCCAGTTGGGGCATTTGTAATTCTATCTCAGAGGGTCCTCTAGATTTGGAGTCGGGTGTTGGGCTATCCCCCAGTAGCCTCATACCAGTTGGGATGGCATCAAGAGGGGGTAATCCTGTAAACCAATCTAATATTGTCGCTCCCATTTTAGAGTACCGTGGACAAGGCTCTCTGATGGAGACAGGCATGCCTTTCTGTTCTCCCAACTATTCTCCAGACTACGCTGTGCCTTCAAGCAATCTGAGTCAAACAAATCTCACCGTCGAGCCCCTTCCTGGTGCGAGTGAAGGTGCTGCTTgtgcgctgccaactccagtTGGAGACCCCAACACCGTGATCCCAAATGTTGGCGAATTCCAAACACAGATGAAGGAATTCTTTCTGAATGGAGCACTCGGTTAGTTTCAGCTCTCTGACCTTCTGCTCCCTCCTTTGCCCTGTGGCTCTCAGTGTGTATAAAGCCATGGCCACCCCAGCCTTTGAATGCCTGGCAGGTTCGGATCTGAGACAGCCACGCGTCTGGCTTCCAGATTCCGTGGTTTGTGCAAAGTTGCTTTTTCATTTGATATTTATGCAACTTGCAAGGAGAAAATGTTGCTCTTcagaaaatacttcattggctgaaaaccACTTCGGGAGGTTGtaaaaggcgctatagaaatacaagttctttcttaaATGGCTCGTTGGCTGTACTCCTATGACTCAGAAGATAATGGATTTGAGGCCTGCTCAGAGACTAGATATTTCAGCGTACGACTAAAGTTGGGGGCCAGGATTGGGAGGTGGGagagtggtgggagggggtgaggcaggtaggggtgggggagggttctaTTAAATCCCCGTTCACCCTCTCAGTAAAAAGAATGTTTCACACAGTTTGGATGAGGAGCAAGTGCAGCGTCTCTGCCAATTCATCCTTCAACCAAGATCATCAAAAACAGGTCATCCATCTCACAGTTGTGTGTgggatctcactgtgtgctcattgGCTGCTCCAAGGCTACGGCAACACTTTGAAAGTAAGTCATTGACTGTAATGAGCTTTGCAACATCCTGAGAGCtaaaaaaggtgctatataaatgcaagtccgtTTTTTATTGCTGTACAACAGGGAAGAGGAAGGCAACAGCCCTGAATTGCTTAGCAACAcaacagaaggtggccattcagcccctccagcctgtcaTAAcgttcaataagaacatggctgatctgtgacctaacaccATTGATCCCTCTTTCCTTATATCCCTTATTACCTTTAGTTAACAAAAATGTATCAATCTCAGATTGCAAATTAACATTTGATCTGTCATCAACTGTCACTttcggaagagagttccaaatctcCACCGTCCtctgtgtgtagaaatgtttcctaatttcactcgtGTGAGGTTGGCTCTAATTTGTAGACACTgcccccctagtcctagactccccaaccagtggaaatagtttctctctatcgaccctgGCAGTTCTTGAAAATATCTTGAAAATATCCCTGAAATTATTCTTTAACCTTCTAGATACAGGGTATAGAATACTAGTTTATAGAACCtcaccttgtaatttaacccttggaataCAGGAATCATTCTGCTAGGCTGACCATGAAAGGAGTAATCAGCATTAACGAGTGCCATAGATGAAGGGGTGTTGAGTGTAAATACTCTCTGAGCTACGGTATGACTAACACTTTATGACGTTGGTGGGCCACTGGAGGTGTAACGAGACACATCGACCCAAGGACTGGGATgaaaagataaaaacagaaacagaaatacctggaaaaactcagcaggtctggcagcatcggcggagaagagcgcagctgacgtttcgagtcctca
The Carcharodon carcharias isolate sCarCar2 chromosome 31, sCarCar2.pri, whole genome shotgun sequence DNA segment above includes these coding regions:
- the LOC121271745 gene encoding interferon regulatory factor 3-like isoform X2, with translation MGSQKPLLCDWLIKQINSRLYPGLYWINAEKTQFRIPWKHGSRQDISAEDTKIFEAWAIASGRYKPGIDSADPSIWKRNFRSALNRKRQFHRVVDNRNDSENPHLIYEIRSVGQEAAAEEESEDISPAVDNTSPAFSASSSPNLQRTLENSLSDMTILDQPSEYRGQGSLMETGMPFCSPNYSPDYAVPSSNLSQTNLTVEPLPGASEGAACALPTPVGDPNTVIPNVGEFQTQMKEFFLNGALVTEFEVTVYYRGRKVQEHIVGNTNGFRLFYNSVSVFPHLQDFPLPETAATLVSDQQQIKYTTKLLERMDQGLIVEVQNTRICAQRLGRCKGFWSMTEYPTSSEPQQISNKEFTVLYDLQQFLRETEAFLQAVAGSPNYSIWLCLGELWPDPDFKPWSKKMIMVQVTPIIFKLLHELAHGVGASSLQSESVNLQLSDPLSSSSFLSILEQYMDVE